taaaaggaaaataaacgTAAATGTCTAGGGAGAACACAATGAGTTGTATTATCAACACTTCAAAGTCAAGcggcattacattttaattaataaaaaaaaaaatagattagcTTAAAAAGAACATGAAATGGTTAGAAATAGCTATTAATGTACCgtctgatcacactgcaaaagTGATTGTATTCTTGTTttccattcaaaatattttatcattaaaaaaataaataaacaatctgCTTATGAGCTTAGAAAtatgaacaattaaaatgcaaaacaagtTTTCAGACCCTACCGACAGATATTTGTTGTTTCtgtaagaataaattaaattgccGCACGCTGACACACAGCGCTGTTGCGCTACGggtgtcccgagttcgaatctCGAGAACCTTTCCTGATCCCGCCCcatctctctcccactttgcttATTTTAAGTTCTGATCTGTCCTATCCTGATAAAGCcgaaaatggcaaaaaaagaaaagaaaaaaaagatcaacTTTACTTtgttctcagaaaacaagaaaaaaagggTTCATATCTTCATTTTGCAACTAAAGttaatgtatcttgatttaaggatatttgtactggaaaataAGACACACATACTGAGGAAGATACTCATTTCATGTCATAGCTGTATCAAAAtactttctgctctgatttaagaccAGGTAAGGCCTTTATTTGTAAAAGGGCAAATGAGGACTTTTTAAGACCCCTGAATAACACTGGTACGCGCAGGTGTCTCAGGACAGATCAAGTGCGATTTTAGTTTCTTACCTGTTGTGCATACGCTTCCTGCAGCTCCGGAGCCTCCAGCTCCCCCTGTAGGCTGTCTGGGGCACTAACAGGTCGCACCCCTGCTGTCCTGGCAGCTCGACTCACGGCCTCAGCGAGAGAGAGGTGAGGACCCTCCCCCTGCGCGGTCTGTGAAGGGAGGAAAGCAGTTCTAATTGAACTGTTCATTTTGCATTGGTGATCTCTGCTAGCGTTCTAGTTTGAAGTGAATGTAGTTGGCGCACAGACCTTCCTCCTCTTAGCTGGCATCCCATGCAGATAAGCATCAGACAGAGGCGGCTGTGCTTTCATCTTCCTCTGGGTCAACATGTCATGTCTTATGATGGGTACCCACTCCTgattaacatatttttaacaCACATTATTACTATATACAATATCGGTAGTTGGTTTATTTTTGCTGTCAAATTTGAGCTCATTTATGTCAGTGTACTACAAAATGgtgataaaataaacatttagcaGATACACAATCACAACAGACAACAGAGTCTCACAGGTGGAACAGTTGCTGCCCATGGCTCCGCCTCTCCAGTTGACTCCTCCCTGTCTGCGGGTGCCATGGCTACTGCTCCTCGTGTCTCCTCTAACAATGGCCTGCCAGGTGGTTCATCAACATCAGCAGTGTCTCCTGAGGATGCCATGACTTCCTCTGCAGTGGTGGCAGGAGCAGGAGACAGACCCTCTTCCATCTGTAACATATAATCATATATTATTATCATGACATACAGTTTATAGTGCAGACAAACATCCAGATGTGTTCAAGGCCTAAGGGACAGGAAATACACAAAGGACAGTTGcttatgatgtgtgtgtgttatagttAACAagactaattattattttttttaactttaacgGCCATTAAATACTAATACTactaaaaaacaacagaaataataaagctaaatattattaataatgataacaacaaaagcacaaaaaattattaaaaattacaatgaaaatatttttcaaaataaaaaaaaatcattagttTTAgatcagtaatgtttttttaaggcttttctgctcaacaaggctgtatttatttgatccaaaatacagcagaaACACTAATATtgcaaaaaattacaattagaaaataaataaataaattctatttgaatatattttaaaatgcagtttattaCTGTGTTGGAAttgtcattctaatatgctgatttgctgctcaataaacatttattattatacaattttattatattttttatttcagataaatgctgttcttttgaattttctattttcttttctCCTGATACTCaatactggagtaattatgctgaaaattcagctttgccagcacaggaataaattgcattttaaaatatattaaaatagaaaacagctattttatattgtaataatatttcacaaaattactgtttttgctgtattttggatcaaaaaaaaaatacagccttggtgagcaaaagagacgtcttttagaaataataattCTTCTATGCACCAGTCAACAAGACTCAATCTCGTTCAGTTAAAACGTACCTCAACACTCATGTTATCTGATTGCTGGCTTGCATGTGCGTCTGCCTCTGTTCTTTGAGACGACTCGCTCTGTACGTAAAAAAACATAATAGAAGCATATTAATTTCTGTATTCTGTGGTTCAGTTTGGGAGTGAATCCTGATGAGAGGGTGAATACCTGCGTATAGATGACGTAATGCTGGATCTGATCTTCAGTGACTGGATTGTGCTCTAAAATCACATGCAGCCTCATGGACATCATACTGGTCAACCAGTTCACCAGACTGGGGTTCACTTCAGTCGACATTCTCCTCTGAATGAGGAGTAAAACATGAATGTGTCAAAACATGCATTCAGTGAATCACCAAACAACCTTCATGAGGATGAATCAATGAATCTTACAATTCGGTGGTTGATGACAGTGGTTAAAGCTCTTTGCTCTCCTCTTAAGCAGTAGAGATTGAGAGCCAAACATTCAAACAGACCCTGGGTGCACATATACAGCAAGCGCTGGCCAAATGTGTTATCTGGAGAGACACAAGAAACAGCGTAATTGTTAACAAAAATACTACAAACAGTtctcattcatttaaataaagctgaataaaattaaatattagaaaAACTACAAAGTACATAAACTGAAgtacaaaaattattaaaactaatataataaaattactaataataaaaatgacactgAAGAAGTCCACAGAAAATagatctaatttttttttttttttatgttacagaTTGCCAAGACAGTTTCCATTTGCCCTTTGTATCATCTCTTTTGAATTCTCGATTCAATTgattaatgtaaaaatgtccCCAATAAGGAATAAAGTCATGTAATTTGAATACTGGGGTCAGAGCAGTTTTTGgttctgtgtttgtgtggataGTATGGTGGTCACCTGTACAGCGCAGAATGTGAGTAGCCATGCGAGTGAACTGTTGTCTCAGGAAGGATATGTTGGTTTGGATGATGTCCACTCCCTCGTGAACAGTCACATTGGACTGAAACAGATCCAGCACAGAGACTATCAGTTAGCGTGTATGATGAACAAATGTTACAGGATAAATCAGGTGCAAACAAGTCTTACAAAACTCTCTGCAATGTACTCCTCTAGCCCATTGATCAGATCCTCAGCAGCACTCTAAACAACAAAAACCATACCATTAGTATCATTACCACACATTAGTACAGTGCCagtatttacatttagcagacgcttttatccaaagcaactgacaaatgaggacaaaaaagcaatcaaatcaacaaaagagcaataaaatgcaagtgctatgacaacgcaatacacgtagcaaggtctttttttcttcttcttttttttttaagaaaacaagcagttagaaaatgaaaagagaaatagtgttagagggtcaagtgtttttttttttttttttataatatattttttaatatttacatatacaatatattttcatttttaatatattttcattattcatttcattgttcttttgaagtgtccatttcaatgaatcagtgaatcaaaaaacactgaataaatgaTTTGTTTGCATCATGActccaaaatgttaaaaaaaagtccCTGTTAGGGGTGTGTAATAGTGTTAATTTCGTTAACGAAAACTATGACGAAAAATGTTTGTTGACGAGCTTTTTTCCCTTGACTAAAACGAGACAATAACGAGACTACAATAAGGTCAATAAACAATAACTGTGATAACATCAACATACAATATCTTTGACGATAAAAGACGAgattaaaacatataaaaaaaataaattaaaaaaagacaaaatattattgcatactgCTGTACTACGTGAGCTTTCATGTGTGCGGTTGCCAGCTATCAAGACTGCAAATCCCCGAATCAGAGCTTCTCTGTTGAAAGGACACATTTTCTGCCCGGTGTTTTGCTAAATTTTTACAATCTGGGAACCATGTGCATGCACTTGCTCTTCATTGCAAAAGCGCCGAAGATGATCTGAAAACACCAGCAAACAAGTAAGCTGAAGTTTAGCAATCCCCATGCGAGATATTCTgcttaaattaaattcattcaGCTGGTCTGTGTTCTGTCATGAGATCTCGACTATTTTGTTTGCGATTGTGGTTTCTGAATAAATGTACCTACTCATCCGCTGTTGTTTTAATAGAGAAAAATTATTGCAATTTGGAATAATTGTAATTACTTTTCGAAATCTCATGGTTGTTTTCATAATGTAGACAGAGAGAGTGCATAAGTCTTTGatgttaatttttataataagtAGCTCAAACTCACAGCTATGTTGGCATCGGTGGGCTCTCGGCCTTGCAGATAGTGCTCAGTGAAGAAGGCCATGAGCTGGGGCTGGATGCGGCTCAGAGGCTGAGGATTACCATGTAGCAGCAGAACCATGTCTACCATTGAGAAACTCTGACACACCAGAGACAGCAGATCTCCAAAGAACCCTGCCAAGCAAACACAGACACAAGTACATCAAATGCAACTTTGAGTTGAGCCAATGAAACACAGAAACTGACCCACTGCATCTCCAGTTCCAGGAGTGAAGAGGTTGCTGGTCTGGGAAAGTCTCTGAATAAACTGGGCGATGCTCTCAGTGTTGCCATGACCAGCACCCAGAGAGCCCATCATTGTGGACAGGACGCCCTGCACGATGCCTGTGAAAAGCTCAGGGCTGAGGGTCTCTCCACCTCCACTGGGAGGCTGAGGGGTGGTAGTGTGGGCAGCTCCTGAAGGGGCAGAGGGCGTGGCTTGTGAGGGTGGAGGCTGCTGGTTTGGTGGAGGAAACACAGGCTGGCTGGACTGCAAAGAAAACAGGACGttcaaataaacacatttgGTAAAATCAAACCCATTTGCTTAAAAAGGCACCAACCTGAATGAACTCGGATAGGCCTTGGATAAATGCAGGGACACCTGGAACAGTCACTGTAATGGAAGGAGAACCTCCAGACACCCCTCCAGCAACTCCTCCCAAAAGTGAGCTCAGCAGCTGAGCTAGGTTATCTCCTGGGCCACCCTCATGGGACTGACCCACGGATGCCGTGCTGGTGGTGTGAGTGGACGTCTGACCGGATGTGTTAGCAGAGGATGGAGGAGCAGTTGAGGAGATAGAGGAGGAGGAAGGGGTAGCTGTGGAGGTAGAGAAAGAGAAGGAATGGGACGATGAGGTTGTGGATGTCTGGTCGCCTGATGATGGAAAACATGGAACGTTAATAAGCTGTGTGATGTTGGATCTTGCACAGGAACCGAATAGGTAAGGACCACTCACCTGTGTGCAATGGCATCAAAAGCTGTCCTACCAAACCACTGACCATCTGTGTGAGAGGAGAGGACGTCATAGGGTTGCCCTTGATTGAAGAACAAAAATGAACTAGTTTTATGCAAAGAGATTAGATAGGGTAAATGGTAAAGTCATCACATTACCCAAACCTGAAATACAagctttttaaatgatatttgagcataagaaacaacatgaaTGAGATTTTGTTACTGATTTGTAATaagtaatttaaatatgaatgtgGCAAGCAGTTTTTCAGATTTCCGGATTTTCTTATTCAAGAAGATAGGACTTGAAATAGCTGACCAGAGGTGTTGCAAATATGGCCACcgactttccttgaaagggactttggttTTATGTCTCTCCAAAACACAATAATGTATCTTAAAAGTTCATACTTGGTTAGTCTGTTGTCCTGCAGAGGGGGGCACTGTTGCCCGCAGGTTGATGGTGGTCCCTCTGGTGCTCATGGGTTGGGGGATGCGTGGAGGTAAGGTGGGCCGTGTGATGACCACCCTGGCCTGAGGTGGCGGAGGAGCCGGGCTGTCTGCACTCTGGGCACCTGTGCCTGCAGTGCCCTGCTGCTGCCCCTGGTGTCCGGCAGAGGCTGCGGTTGCCATGGCGACAGCCTGCTGGGAGATCTGATGCATGATGGCCTGCATGAACTCCGGTGGCAGCCCTGGTAAATGTATGGGTGCTGTGGTGCCTTCAGAGAACAGACGCACAGAATTCAGTGAAAAGTGACTACTAACACTGCTGGAAATTGAAACTGCTGCAaggtctgaattttacacacaaGACTACAAACAACTGACAAACAACAGC
This portion of the Onychostoma macrolepis isolate SWU-2019 chromosome 19, ASM1243209v1, whole genome shotgun sequence genome encodes:
- the bag6l gene encoding large proline-rich protein BAG6 isoform X2, which produces MEEPGAIEVTVKTLDSQSRTFTVRGEWTVKQFKEHIASAVEIPVDKQRLIYQGKVLQDERTLTEYSVDGKVIHLVERAPPQSGQSGGGGGGVSGSSGAADGGSTSSQSSTFPGTPHDRNANNYVMLGTFNLPVNIMDPQQIQMSVQQMLAGVGEMGRNVRVSTSTGSSGSVDVHINVDQSVQSEPRMRLQLAESLLRETQALIHRLEGQSSELSSQQETPHPQPSPPSSSSFSAQPMESSPPPPSSSSSASHTEGATHSGPNHPNPLELVEVLSEVRRVEERLRPFMERTHSILGAASSADYNNNTQEREEDQRTLNLIGESLHLLGNTLVALSDLRCNLSAQPPRHLHVVRPMSHYTSPVVLQGGLPHIPIPMNLGSTVTMTANSRQTSEGQAQTSQPSNQSEPQGQAPPPPPNGASQQTGHGQGTPRVIRITHQTMEPVVMMQMNLDDSDSGAQGQRQQNPSAAGETGTTAPIHLPGLPPEFMQAIMHQISQQAVAMATAASAGHQGQQQGTAGTGAQSADSPAPPPPQARVVITRPTLPPRIPQPMSTRGTTINLRATVPPSAGQQTNQGNPMTSSPLTQMVSGLVGQLLMPLHTGDQTSTTSSSHSFSFSTSTATPSSSSISSTAPPSSANTSGQTSTHTTSTASVGQSHEGGPGDNLAQLLSSLLGGVAGGVSGGSPSITVTVPGVPAFIQGLSEFIQSSQPVFPPPNQQPPPSQATPSAPSGAAHTTTPQPPSGGGETLSPELFTGIVQGVLSTMMGSLGAGHGNTESIAQFIQRLSQTSNLFTPGTGDAVGFFGDLLSLVCQSFSMVDMVLLLHGNPQPLSRIQPQLMAFFTEHYLQGREPTDANIASAAEDLINGLEEYIAESFSNVTVHEGVDIIQTNISFLRQQFTRMATHILRCTDNTFGQRLLYMCTQGLFECLALNLYCLRGEQRALTTVINHRIRRMSTEVNPSLVNWLTSMMSMRLHVILEHNPVTEDQIQHYVIYTQSESSQRTEADAHASQQSDNMSVEMEEGLSPAPATTAEEVMASSGDTADVDEPPGRPLLEETRGAVAMAPADREESTGEAEPWAATVPPEWVPIIRHDMLTQRKMKAQPPLSDAYLHGMPAKRRKTAQGEGPHLSLAEAVSRAARTAGVRPVSAPDSLQGELEAPELQEAYAQQVKSDIKKRLSDDPEYNHQRFPNTHRAFSEDS
- the bag6l gene encoding large proline-rich protein BAG6 isoform X3; this encodes MEEPGAIEVTVKTLDSQSRTFTVRGEWTVKQFKEHIASAVEIPVDKQRLIYQGKVLQDERTLTEYSVDGKVIHLVERAPPQSGQSGGGGGGVSGSSGAADGGSTSSQSSTFPGTPHDRNANNYVMLGTFNLPVNIMDPQQIQMSVQQMLAGVGEMGRNVRVSTSTGSSGSVDVHINVDQSVQSEPRMRLQLAESLLRETQALIHRLEGQSSELSSQQETPHPQPSPPSSSSFSAQPMESSPPPPSSSSSASHTEGATHSGPNHPNPLELVEVLSEVRRVEERLRPFMERTHSILGAASSADYNNNTQEREEDQRTLNLIGESLHLLGNTLVALSDLRCNLSAQPPRHLHVVRPMSHYTSPVVLQGGLPHIPIPMNLGSTVTMTANSRQTSEGQAQTSQPSNQSEPQGQAPPPPPNGASQQTGHGQGTPRVIRITHQTMEPVVMMQMNLDADSDSGAQGQRQQNPSAAGETGTTAPIHLPGLPPEFMQAIMHQISQQAVAMATAASAGHQGQQQGTAGTGAQSADSPAPPPPQARVVITRPTLPPRIPQPMSTRGTTINLRATVPPSAGQQTNQGNPMTSSPLTQMVSGLVGQLLMPLHTATPSSSSISSTAPPSSANTSGQTSTHTTSTASVGQSHEGGPGDNLAQLLSSLLGGVAGGVSGGSPSITVTVPGVPAFIQGLSEFIQSSQPVFPPPNQQPPPSQATPSAPSGAAHTTTPQPPSGGGETLSPELFTGIVQGVLSTMMGSLGAGHGNTESIAQFIQRLSQTSNLFTPGTGDAVGFFGDLLSLVCQSFSMVDMVLLLHGNPQPLSRIQPQLMAFFTEHYLQGREPTDANIASAAEDLINGLEEYIAESFSNVTVHEGVDIIQTNISFLRQQFTRMATHILRCTDNTFGQRLLYMCTQGLFECLALNLYCLRGEQRALTTVINHRIRRMSTEVNPSLVNWLTSMMSMRLHVILEHNPVTEDQIQHYVIYTQSESSQRTEADAHASQQSDNMSVEMEEGLSPAPATTAEEVMASSGDTADVDEPPGRPLLEETRGAVAMAPADREESTGEAEPWAATVPPEWVPIIRHDMLTQRKMKAQPPLSDAYLHGMPAKRRKTAQGEGPHLSLAEAVSRAARTAGVRPVSAPDSLQGELEAPELQEAYAQQVKSDIKKRLSDDPEYNHQRFPNTHRAFSEDS
- the bag6l gene encoding large proline-rich protein BAG6 isoform X4, yielding MEEPGAIEVTVKTLDSQSRTFTVRGEWTVKQFKEHIASAVEIPVDKQRLIYQGKVLQDERTLTEYSVDGKVIHLVERAPPQSGQSGGGGGGVSGSSGAADGGSTSSQSSTFPGTPHDRNANNYVMLGTFNLPVNIMDPQQIQMSVQQMLAGVGEMGRNVRVSTSTGSSGSVDVHINVDQSVQSEPRMRLQLAESLLRETQALIHRLEGQSSELSSQQETPHPQPSPPSSSSFSAQPMESSPPPPSSSSSASHTEGATHSGPNHPNPLELVEVLSEVRRVEERLRPFMERTHSILGAASSADYNNNTQEREEDQRTLNLIGESLHLLGNTLVALSDLRCNLSAQPPRHLHVVRPMSHYTSPVVLQGGLPHIPIPMNLGSTVTMTANSRQTSEGQAQTSQPSNQSEPQGQAPPPPPNGASQQTGHGQGTPRVIRITHQTMEPVVMMQMNLDGTTAPIHLPGLPPEFMQAIMHQISQQAVAMATAASAGHQGQQQGTAGTGAQSADSPAPPPPQARVVITRPTLPPRIPQPMSTRGTTINLRATVPPSAGQQTNQGNPMTSSPLTQMVSGLVGQLLMPLHTGDQTSTTSSSHSFSFSTSTATPSSSSISSTAPPSSANTSGQTSTHTTSTASVGQSHEGGPGDNLAQLLSSLLGGVAGGVSGGSPSITVTVPGVPAFIQGLSEFIQSSQPVFPPPNQQPPPSQATPSAPSGAAHTTTPQPPSGGGETLSPELFTGIVQGVLSTMMGSLGAGHGNTESIAQFIQRLSQTSNLFTPGTGDAVGFFGDLLSLVCQSFSMVDMVLLLHGNPQPLSRIQPQLMAFFTEHYLQGREPTDANIASAAEDLINGLEEYIAESFSNVTVHEGVDIIQTNISFLRQQFTRMATHILRCTDNTFGQRLLYMCTQGLFECLALNLYCLRGEQRALTTVINHRIRRMSTEVNPSLVNWLTSMMSMRLHVILEHNPVTEDQIQHYVIYTQSESSQRTEADAHASQQSDNMSVEMEEGLSPAPATTAEEVMASSGDTADVDEPPGRPLLEETRGAVAMAPADREESTGEAEPWAATVPPEWVPIIRHDMLTQRKMKAQPPLSDAYLHGMPAKRRKTAQGEGPHLSLAEAVSRAARTAGVRPVSAPDSLQGELEAPELQEAYAQQVKSDIKKRLSDDPEYNHQRFPNTHRAFSEDS
- the bag6l gene encoding large proline-rich protein BAG6 isoform X1, producing the protein MEEPGAIEVTVKTLDSQSRTFTVRGEWTVKQFKEHIASAVEIPVDKQRLIYQGKVLQDERTLTEYSVDGKVIHLVERAPPQSGQSGGGGGGVSGSSGAADGGSTSSQSSTFPGTPHDRNANNYVMLGTFNLPVNIMDPQQIQMSVQQMLAGVGEMGRNVRVSTSTGSSGSVDVHINVDQSVQSEPRMRLQLAESLLRETQALIHRLEGQSSELSSQQETPHPQPSPPSSSSFSAQPMESSPPPPSSSSSASHTEGATHSGPNHPNPLELVEVLSEVRRVEERLRPFMERTHSILGAASSADYNNNTQEREEDQRTLNLIGESLHLLGNTLVALSDLRCNLSAQPPRHLHVVRPMSHYTSPVVLQGGLPHIPIPMNLGSTVTMTANSRQTSEGQAQTSQPSNQSEPQGQAPPPPPNGASQQTGHGQGTPRVIRITHQTMEPVVMMQMNLDADSDSGAQGQRQQNPSAAGETGTTAPIHLPGLPPEFMQAIMHQISQQAVAMATAASAGHQGQQQGTAGTGAQSADSPAPPPPQARVVITRPTLPPRIPQPMSTRGTTINLRATVPPSAGQQTNQGNPMTSSPLTQMVSGLVGQLLMPLHTGDQTSTTSSSHSFSFSTSTATPSSSSISSTAPPSSANTSGQTSTHTTSTASVGQSHEGGPGDNLAQLLSSLLGGVAGGVSGGSPSITVTVPGVPAFIQGLSEFIQSSQPVFPPPNQQPPPSQATPSAPSGAAHTTTPQPPSGGGETLSPELFTGIVQGVLSTMMGSLGAGHGNTESIAQFIQRLSQTSNLFTPGTGDAVGFFGDLLSLVCQSFSMVDMVLLLHGNPQPLSRIQPQLMAFFTEHYLQGREPTDANIASAAEDLINGLEEYIAESFSNVTVHEGVDIIQTNISFLRQQFTRMATHILRCTDNTFGQRLLYMCTQGLFECLALNLYCLRGEQRALTTVINHRIRRMSTEVNPSLVNWLTSMMSMRLHVILEHNPVTEDQIQHYVIYTQSESSQRTEADAHASQQSDNMSVEMEEGLSPAPATTAEEVMASSGDTADVDEPPGRPLLEETRGAVAMAPADREESTGEAEPWAATVPPEWVPIIRHDMLTQRKMKAQPPLSDAYLHGMPAKRRKTAQGEGPHLSLAEAVSRAARTAGVRPVSAPDSLQGELEAPELQEAYAQQVKSDIKKRLSDDPEYNHQRFPNTHRAFSEDS